The Sphingopyxis sp. CCNWLW2 genome contains the following window.
GCCCAGCAACGCGGCGTCGCCGACCGATTCCAATGTCATCGCCGGATTGACCAGTTGGACCTCGACGCTGTTCAACAGGTCGAACAGGCAATCGCTTCCCGCAGCCAGCGGCAGGGTGAGCTGGCCCAGCGCCGCGGCCGGACGCACCGTGCCGACCGGAATCGGCTCGGCGCCCGCCGAAGCGACAAGCCAACAGTCGGCACCGCGCCAGCCATCGTTGCTCCCGGCACCGGCGACCAATAGCCGCGGCGCCGACGCCGCCGGAATGCCGATATTGGGAAGGTCGAACAGGCGGACCAACCCAACAGCGTCGGGCCAATCGGGCGCACCGACCGGAACTCCCGGTTCTGCGGGAAGATCGGCCGCGGGAAGCGGCGCGTGGCGCCTGAGCTCCAGCAAGATGTCGCTCCCGCGAACCGTCCGCCCCGCCAGCCGCCAGCGGCTCCCGTCGGCTAGTGCAATGACATGCCCGACGGTGAGTGCCAGCGCCGCAAGATCGGCCCGCCACACCAAAGTTTCGCGCCCGTCGGCCGCGGCGACGGCAAGCCGCTGCGCCAGCGCGCGCGCCGACGTCGCCGGCAACACCGCAGGCAAATCAATCCGTTCCTCGCGGACGCCCCCGCCTGCGACCCGGCTCGTCTGCTGGCCGAGCTGATAATCGCGTTCGGGCTCATAATGCCGCAGCCGGATCGACCCGGGCAGCGATGACAGCGGGGCGCGGCGATGCTCGGCCCGGTCGCCGGGTGCTTCGCCCCGCCCAGCCTCGCGGAAATCGGCCAGCGCCAGCGGCTCGCCGGCAGCGCCCGTGGGCGCCATCCGCCATCCGCCCGGCCCGCTCAACAGCCGCACGCCGTCTGCTTCGAACAGCGGCGCGAGCGCGTCGCGTAGCCGGTCGCCCGATGCCGCATAGCCCGCAAAGGGCCATTCGCCGCCGCAGCGCGCGGTTTCGCCGAACAGGCTGTTGCCGACCATCCCTGCGTCGATACCCCCGGCATCGGCTTCGACCTCGAATGTCAGCGACGGAATCCGATTGCCGAACGCGCCGAGCTCAAGCTCTTCGAACACCGCATAAGCGCACCCGCGAAACGCACTCGCCGACGCAATGCCCAGCGCCGATGCGATCAGCGGATCAACCGCCTGATCCTCGCTGCCGTCGTGCCAGCGAAAGACGCACCGCTCTTGAAACGTCCCGCTCGACCCGCGCAGCAGATTTCCGTCGGCCCATATCCGCCCAATCCTGCGGATCGGCCGCGACGACAGCGCGACCGCCAGCGACACCGAATAGCTATATTCGGTCGTCGACGGCCGTCCCTTGCCCCCGCCGCGCTTGTTTCGCCGTTCGATCAGGTCGGTGGCCCAGATCACGCTGCCCGCGACGCGCATCGTCCCGAACAGCTGGGGAATTTGCTGGCCATAGGTCGACGCCTGGATCTTCAGGTCGGCGAGACGCGGCCCTTCGCGCCCCTTCGGTTTGAAAATCTGCGCGTCGATCTGCTGGCCCACCGCGGCACCGATCGCGGCCCCCACCGGGCCCCCGACAATCCCGCCGACCACCGTCAGCACCAATGTTGCCATCAATATGCTCCCGAAATTGTCTCCCCTCCCGCAAGCGGGAGGGGCAGCGAGACTTGCCGGCTCGCCGGCTAGTCGCAGCGGGGCGGGCGGGACAGCAACCGCCACCACACCGCATCCCGCAATCCGTCATCGATCGGCGTCTCCACCACCCGCCGCAGCCCCGCGTGCGCGTGAATCATCCGGCCGGCCCCCATTATGCCGAGATGGAACTGCCCGGCATCGAGCGCGACCAGCGCGACATCGCCGTCGCGCATATTGGTGCAAACAGGCGCGAATCCTGCGGCGAACAATCCGGCCTCGACCTGCGTCCGCGACCAACCGCGCAGCGGGTAGCAGCTCGGCCGCACCAGCCACTTGCCGGCCGCTGCATAGGCGGCCCACACCAGCCCCACACAATCGAGCCCTGTGGCGGGATCGCACCCCTGCCGCCGGAACCGCACCCCCACCATCGCCCGCGCCGCCGCAAAGGCGCGCGCTCCCAGCTCATCCACCAGGGTAACGCGTCAGCAGGTCATTGCCCGGCAGATGCGCCTCACCACGAAAATTGACGGCGTTGGCAAACCGATCGCGGCAGGTCGCAAGCTGCTTGTCGCATCCTTCGGTAAGCCGCACGCGCACCGGCCCTGCGACCGCGAAGGCCGGCGCTTCGGCCAAATGCAACACCGCCGCCTCGACCGCGATCACCGGACTCGCCAACCCACAATTGGCGCCCTCCATCCACAGCAATTCGCCGAACGCCATCCCGGGCGCGGCGGCATCGAGCGTCGCCATGCGCCCGTCGACGGCAACGACCTGCCTGTCATGCGTCAGCGGCCCCAGATCGACGCGGCACGCCCGGTCGCCCAGCATCGCCCGGCACGACGGCGAGGCTGCCGGGCACACCGGCCGGTCGAGCACCCGCGTCACACCCTGCAACTCCGCTGCAAAGGCCGCCCCGCGCCGCTCGATCGCCCCCAGCGATCCGCGCGCGACCGTGACCGGCAGGGCGGCGGCCATGCTCCAGTCGGTGACGAACAGCTCGAGCTCCGCGCCGTCCCAGCGTCCGGCGTCGAGGTCGCGCGCCGCGATCGCGTCGCTGGTAACCGCACCCTCGAGGTCCATCGTCGCCACGTCGAGGCTGTCGTTCATCTCCATCGCAGAAGGCTTCATTCCCGGCACCGCGCGGTACAATATCCCGCCGACCATCAGGTCGCGGTCGTGCGAAGTCAGCCCGACGACAACCCCGTCGCGCCGCGCCAGCCGCCAGCACCACGCCAGCGTCACCAGCTCTTCGCGCAGCCAATCGGGCGCAGCCAGCATCACCATGGCGCACGCACCTCGACCAGCGGCACGCTCGCCATCTCGCCCGCAAGGAAGGTCGCTCGGCTCACCTCCAGCCGGTCGTCGGCAAAGCGCACCGGTACGTCGAACAGAAACCCCGCGCGCACCGCGACCCCGACCGCGGGCGCCACATCGAGCAGCACCTCGCCTTCATCGGTCACCAGAAATGCCGCCGTCTCCAGCCCGTCGACCGACACGCGCACACTGCCCTCCACCGGCAGCCGTACCCGGCGCACCTGCTCGGCATCGCCAGCGCCATAGCGCTTCACCAACGCAAACTGCCGCCGCGCACCATCGCCGACGCCAAGCATCTGATCGACCGCCGCCGGCAACCCGCCATCCGCCGCCGAGCTGCTATCGAAAGGATCGCGAAAGCGGAACGCCCGCGCCGCCCCGCGCCGTGCGCGAAAAAAGTCGGTCAGCGTCCGCACATCGGCCTCCGACCGGATTCCAGGCCCCGCGTCATAGCGCATTCGCGCCTCGGCCCATTCGGTTGCCCGCTGCTCGTGCCCCGACGGCGAGCTCACGATCTGCGTCGAAAATTCGGTCGCGACCATCGCCTCGCGCCCGATCGCGAGCGGGAAATCCACCGCATCGAAAGCCTGCACCTCATCCTCCCCGTCGAATGTCACAAAGCCGTCGCGCGCGACCTGCGGCAGCGCCCAGATAAAGGTTCGCGCGACCCCCGCGCGCCGCGCGCCATCGGCTGCATCGGCGATCGCCGCCCACTGCGCGCGATCCTCGGCCGCGAGCACGAAGCCCGAAAAATAATGCTGTTCGCCAATCGGATAGCCGAGCCGCAGCACCATCGCCGCCCGCGCGCCCGCCGTCTCCGCGCCGCGCCCGCCGGTCACCCAGTCATAATCCTCGAGCTGCAGCACATCGAAGGCTGGCGCCGCCCACCCCAGCGGCACATTGGCGCGCCGCACCGCCGGCGCCGCCGGGTCGAGCACCGTCGGCAGGTAAACCAGCAAGTGACTGACCAGCCCCGCCGCTCCCGCCTCGTCGCGCGCCGCCGCAACCAAAGCCGCGGTCGACCCCGCCAGCAACACCCCCAGCGCATCGAGCATCGCCAACTGCGGCTCACCCAGCGGCCCGCGCACATCGGCAATCGGAACGCTCGCCGCCCCCAAAACCGTCGCCGCCGCCGCATCATAGGCGCAAATCCGCCCGCCGCTCGCGATCCACCACCACGGCTCGCCAACCTGGAATTTCAGCGGCAAGCCAGCGGCCGCGCCAATCGCGACAAACGCCCGCGCGACCATCTGCAGATACCCCATCGCCGCCGCGTTCGCGGGCGACAGCAACGTCGACGGCGGCACCCACCCGGTCAGCGCCGGCGCCCCGCTCGCGTCGCGCTGTTTCCAGTCGTCCCGGCAATAGGCGTCGAACAATTCGTAGGAGAGCGACCAGATCACTCCCAGCCCCGCGTTCCGGCACACCGCCGCAAAGCCCACATGCCACGCCGCGCACGGCGCATTGAGCACCCCGCCCGCCAGGCTCGCAGCAAAGCCGCCGCCCGCCGCCTCAAGCCGCATATAATGGCTCATCCCGACATAATGGACGACGTCGCCGCGATAACCGAGTTGCACCATCTGCCGCACCAGCCGCGCCGGGGTCAGATGATAGCTGTCGTCATAACCGCTCGCGATTCCGATCCCCTGCTCGGGCATCACGACATCGCCGATCGCCAGCACCGATCCCGACCCCGAGCAGGCGATGTCGCTCATCTCGGCCCAGCCCGCGACCGGCGCGCCCAGCACGCCGTCGCCGCCATCATAGGTCGGCGGCACCAGCGAAATAAACATCCGGTCGATATCGCCCGCCCACACCGGATCGGCCTCGCCCGGCAGCAGGAAGCCACCGTCAAGCGCATCGAAATCGAGGCTGACGACGGCATCCTCGGCCGTTCCCTCGGCATAGTTCCAGAGCCGCACATACCAGGCGCGCGGGGCGCCGCCCGCATCGCGTCCCTCGATTGTCAAGGTCGGCCCGTGCAGCGCGTCGAGCGGCTTCACCCCGCCCGACCGCCACCGGAATTTGAGCTGCGTGTGCCGGAAATCCCGGCGCGTCTCATAAGCGAGCAAAGGATGATCCCAGCGATCTTCGCTTTCCCAGATCAGCCCCGCCAGATCGTGCTTCCGGTAAAACACCGCCTCGACACGCAGCGCCCCCGGCGTATCGCTCGTCACGCTCGCCATCATCGGCCGCGCAAAATCGACCGTCCAATATCGCGGATCGAACCGCTTGAGCCAGCCCTTCCGATGATGCGGCTCGGCCGCCGCCACCAGCGCCCAGCCCATCAATCGTCCCCCGCTGCGACGGCGCGCCGCACCGCGCGCGCCAGTTGCCGCCCCGTCTGCGCCAGCCGCTGCGGTTCGCTCCCCGCCTCGCCCCGCACATTCACCGTGATCGCGATATTGCGCACCCCACCGGCGCCCGCCGCCTCGATCCGCCCGCCCGCGGTCGGCACGAACAGTTCGGGCCCGCGCTCGCCGACGCGATAGGCGCGCCCCGCGCTCACCGGCCCGCCGGTCGCCCGCCCCGGTGCCCCGAACAGCGCCATCGCGATCGAGGTGCCGAGCGAAAGCAGATTGCCGCTCCCGCCGCCCCCCGACCCGCCGCCCATCGCCGCGCCGATCCCGTTCGAAATCGCCGCACGCGCGATGTCCGCCATCACCGACAGCGCGAGGCGCTTCAGATCTTCGAACCCCATCTTGCCGCTGACGATCGCGCGCGACAGCGCCCGCTCGATCGCGCGCCCCGCCTGATCGGCCTCCGCAACCAGCGGCCCGCCCAGCTCGGCGCGCAGCGCCGCAATATCGCGCCTAAACGCGCCGGTGTCGGCGCGCACCGCGACCACCATCTCGTCGATCTCGTCACCCATCGGGAAACCTCTCCATCATCGCCCCCAGCGTCGCGCCGTCGAAGCACGCCTCCGCGTCATCCTCGACCCAGCCCGCCAGCACCGCGCGCACATCGGCCGGCGTCGCCGCCCAGAACTCGCCGGGCCGCCATCCCGCGACACGCGCCATCACGCCCGCAAGCTTGATCGCCGCGGGCCCCAGCCGATCGTTCGCCACCTCATCGTCCCTGCAAAATCTGCCCCAGCAGCACGCGCAGCGCCGGGGTCACCGACGCCAACCCCTGCGCGATGACCGCCTCGCCGACCGCCTCGCGCGTCAGCGTTTCGGGCCGATCCTGCACGCAATGCCAGAACAGCGAGGCCAGCTCGCCCAGCCCCAACCGCGCATCGGCGGCGCGCTCGACGAGCGCGAACAGCGGCCCCAGCTCGGCCTCCGCCGCGACCAGCGCCGCAAAGCTCGGCCGCAGCACAAGCACCCGCTCGCCGACGCGCAACTCCGCCTCGCCGCGCAGCGCGTTGGCGGCGCTCACAGGCTCACCACCGCGCCGCTC
Protein-coding sequences here:
- a CDS encoding phage tail protein, producing MATLVLTVVGGIVGGPVGAAIGAAVGQQIDAQIFKPKGREGPRLADLKIQASTYGQQIPQLFGTMRVAGSVIWATDLIERRNKRGGGKGRPSTTEYSYSVSLAVALSSRPIRRIGRIWADGNLLRGSSGTFQERCVFRWHDGSEDQAVDPLIASALGIASASAFRGCAYAVFEELELGAFGNRIPSLTFEVEADAGGIDAGMVGNSLFGETARCGGEWPFAGYAASGDRLRDALAPLFEADGVRLLSGPGGWRMAPTGAAGEPLALADFREAGRGEAPGDRAEHRRAPLSSLPGSIRLRHYEPERDYQLGQQTSRVAGGGVREERIDLPAVLPATSARALAQRLAVAAADGRETLVWRADLAALALTVGHVIALADGSRWRLAGRTVRGSDILLELRRHAPLPAADLPAEPGVPVGAPDWPDAVGLVRLFDLPNIGIPAASAPRLLVAGAGSNDGWRGADCWLVASAGAEPIPVGTVRPAAALGQLTLPLAAGSDCLFDLLNSVEVQLVNPAMTLESVGDAALLGGANRAMVDGELLQFGVADVVGLGRWRLSRLLRGRAGTEREMVHLAGASFVLLHDPALLTLPEALAGLAESGAATLEWAPRGGTTLAEVGLPAAGRALRPLAPVHGQVRADEAGGVTIGWVRRSRADTGWRDHVDLPLGESHEVWRIALSPPVPGIGPWESTVPTLNIGAPELATLPPGCAIEIRQAGDFALSPPLSLPLT
- a CDS encoding phage tail assembly chaperone; this translates as MANDRLGPAAIKLAGVMARVAGWRPGEFWAATPADVRAVLAGWVEDDAEACFDGATLGAMMERFPDG
- a CDS encoding DUF2163 domain-containing protein encodes the protein MVMLAAPDWLREELVTLAWCWRLARRDGVVVGLTSHDRDLMVGGILYRAVPGMKPSAMEMNDSLDVATMDLEGAVTSDAIAARDLDAGRWDGAELELFVTDWSMAAALPVTVARGSLGAIERRGAAFAAELQGVTRVLDRPVCPAASPSCRAMLGDRACRVDLGPLTHDRQVVAVDGRMATLDAAAPGMAFGELLWMEGANCGLASPVIAVEAAVLHLAEAPAFAVAGPVRVRLTEGCDKQLATCRDRFANAVNFRGEAHLPGNDLLTRYPGG
- a CDS encoding tail tape measure protein; its protein translation is MGDEIDEMVVAVRADTGAFRRDIAALRAELGGPLVAEADQAGRAIERALSRAIVSGKMGFEDLKRLALSVMADIARAAISNGIGAAMGGGSGGGGSGNLLSLGTSIAMALFGAPGRATGGPVSAGRAYRVGERGPELFVPTAGGRIEAAGAGGVRNIAITVNVRGEAGSEPQRLAQTGRQLARAVRRAVAAGDD
- a CDS encoding gene transfer agent family protein produces the protein MSAANALRGEAELRVGERVLVLRPSFAALVAAEAELGPLFALVERAADARLGLGELASLFWHCVQDRPETLTREAVGEAVIAQGLASVTPALRVLLGQILQGR
- a CDS encoding DUF2460 domain-containing protein; translated protein: MGWALVAAAEPHHRKGWLKRFDPRYWTVDFARPMMASVTSDTPGALRVEAVFYRKHDLAGLIWESEDRWDHPLLAYETRRDFRHTQLKFRWRSGGVKPLDALHGPTLTIEGRDAGGAPRAWYVRLWNYAEGTAEDAVVSLDFDALDGGFLLPGEADPVWAGDIDRMFISLVPPTYDGGDGVLGAPVAGWAEMSDIACSGSGSVLAIGDVVMPEQGIGIASGYDDSYHLTPARLVRQMVQLGYRGDVVHYVGMSHYMRLEAAGGGFAASLAGGVLNAPCAAWHVGFAAVCRNAGLGVIWSLSYELFDAYCRDDWKQRDASGAPALTGWVPPSTLLSPANAAAMGYLQMVARAFVAIGAAAGLPLKFQVGEPWWWIASGGRICAYDAAAATVLGAASVPIADVRGPLGEPQLAMLDALGVLLAGSTAALVAAARDEAGAAGLVSHLLVYLPTVLDPAAPAVRRANVPLGWAAPAFDVLQLEDYDWVTGGRGAETAGARAAMVLRLGYPIGEQHYFSGFVLAAEDRAQWAAIADAADGARRAGVARTFIWALPQVARDGFVTFDGEDEVQAFDAVDFPLAIGREAMVATEFSTQIVSSPSGHEQRATEWAEARMRYDAGPGIRSEADVRTLTDFFRARRGAARAFRFRDPFDSSSAADGGLPAAVDQMLGVGDGARRQFALVKRYGAGDAEQVRRVRLPVEGSVRVSVDGLETAAFLVTDEGEVLLDVAPAVGVAVRAGFLFDVPVRFADDRLEVSRATFLAGEMASVPLVEVRAPW
- a CDS encoding NlpC/P60 family protein, coding for MDELGARAFAAARAMVGVRFRRQGCDPATGLDCVGLVWAAYAAAGKWLVRPSCYPLRGWSRTQVEAGLFAAGFAPVCTNMRDGDVALVALDAGQFHLGIMGAGRMIHAHAGLRRVVETPIDDGLRDAVWWRLLSRPPRCD